One Ignavibacteria bacterium genomic window carries:
- a CDS encoding TonB-dependent receptor: MYKLIFTLFLFFVLCLYSSIAYSQNYEDENEEEREKNEQQSEDTLKGELQEIVITGTRTFKRIIDIPYSVFRVGKEEIRYGRNVTAKDLLADVPGLFLQTRYGNDVRISIRGFGTRSNSGIRGIRVLLDGIPESDPDGETSIDGIDYTSLGGIEVVKGNLSSLYTNAPGGVINFLSDINFTNSFVRSTSEIGQFGLFQNGLKLGLKDKNYNYYLSYTYRNYQGYRQHSSEYRHLLNTILQTFPNATSSLTVFGNYTDGLQKLPGSLTKEEYDEDPQQAYFQAVSSDFKRITQKGRIAVRYNKSFERFNDMELTVYGAMRNLDFTTNTLYSVRKKNIFGSTGRYVNKMPVFGRDNEFSAGVDYFFVSGPLTAFNNVNGQPGDELRSENQESQYNLGFYFQDQINLIQGKLYFLTSGRFDKVDFQNDDDLFRQRNSQRSFQKFTPKFAFNYKLNPNNAVYTSYGFGFDTPSSSELENYPGSSNNGFTTLNPDLNPQSSRNFELGIKGEFVDKSRKVLRKAFYEVTFFNTQIDDEIIPFVLSDKTYFRNAAKTNRTGIELGLKFEPLRKFDVILNYTFTNFVYDEYIARTYDSIGTPVDVNYSGNRVPSVPQHLINFIAEHEFEITEHVEGLFIFDCDYVSKMFVDDQNSESTNSYFYANFLAGINYNIGNLGLILSGGVNNIFNKKYVGFININANPEFPLNQRRYYEPGDPRNFYLNLNASFRL, translated from the coding sequence ATGTATAAACTTATTTTTACTCTGTTCTTATTTTTTGTACTATGTTTGTATTCTTCTATTGCATATTCTCAGAATTATGAAGATGAGAATGAAGAAGAAAGAGAAAAAAATGAACAGCAATCCGAAGACACCTTAAAAGGTGAATTACAAGAAATAGTAATTACAGGAACACGAACATTTAAAAGAATTATCGACATACCGTATTCAGTATTTCGTGTTGGCAAAGAAGAAATTAGATACGGGAGAAATGTTACGGCAAAGGATTTGCTTGCTGATGTTCCGGGATTATTTCTTCAGACGCGATACGGAAATGATGTTCGTATTTCTATTAGGGGTTTCGGAACACGGTCAAATTCCGGAATCAGAGGCATAAGGGTTTTGCTTGACGGCATTCCCGAATCTGATCCTGATGGTGAAACTTCTATAGACGGAATTGATTATACTTCTCTCGGCGGAATCGAAGTAGTTAAAGGCAACCTTTCCTCTTTATATACCAATGCTCCAGGTGGTGTCATAAATTTTCTTTCCGATATAAATTTTACAAATAGTTTTGTCCGCTCTACAAGTGAAATAGGACAATTTGGTCTATTTCAAAACGGACTTAAGCTCGGCTTAAAAGATAAAAATTATAATTATTATTTATCATATACCTATAGAAATTATCAAGGGTATAGACAGCACAGTAGTGAGTATAGACATTTATTAAATACAATTCTTCAGACATTCCCGAATGCAACTTCATCACTTACTGTTTTTGGAAATTACACCGATGGACTCCAAAAACTTCCCGGCTCACTTACAAAAGAAGAATATGATGAAGATCCTCAACAGGCTTATTTTCAGGCGGTCTCAAGCGATTTCAAACGCATAACTCAAAAGGGAAGAATTGCAGTCAGATATAATAAATCTTTTGAAAGATTTAACGATATGGAGTTAACAGTCTATGGAGCGATGAGAAATCTTGATTTCACGACTAATACATTATATAGTGTAAGAAAGAAAAATATTTTTGGCTCAACCGGCAGATATGTAAATAAAATGCCTGTCTTCGGGCGCGATAATGAATTTTCTGCGGGAGTAGATTATTTTTTTGTGTCAGGTCCTTTAACTGCGTTTAATAATGTAAACGGACAGCCGGGAGATGAACTTCGCTCTGAAAATCAGGAGTCACAGTATAATCTCGGATTTTATTTTCAGGACCAAATTAATCTTATACAAGGGAAATTATATTTTTTAACTTCCGGAAGATTTGATAAAGTAGATTTTCAAAATGATGATGATTTGTTCAGACAAAGAAATTCTCAGAGAAGCTTTCAAAAATTTACTCCGAAATTTGCATTTAACTATAAGCTGAATCCTAACAACGCTGTTTATACATCATACGGTTTTGGGTTTGATACACCTTCATCATCAGAGCTTGAAAATTATCCCGGCAGCTCGAATAACGGCTTCACAACTTTAAATCCCGACCTTAATCCTCAGTCGTCAAGAAATTTTGAACTTGGCATTAAGGGAGAATTTGTTGATAAAAGCAGAAAAGTTTTGAGAAAAGCTTTTTATGAAGTTACTTTTTTTAATACACAAATTGATGATGAAATTATTCCCTTTGTCTTAAGCGATAAGACATATTTTCGCAATGCCGCAAAAACAAACAGAACAGGTATTGAGTTAGGATTAAAATTCGAACCTTTAAGAAAGTTTGATGTAATTTTAAACTATACTTTCACAAATTTTGTTTATGATGAATATATTGCCAGAACTTACGACTCAATAGGGACTCCTGTTGACGTAAATTATTCCGGTAACCGTGTTCCTTCGGTTCCTCAGCATTTAATAAATTTCATTGCAGAACATGAGTTTGAAATTACAGAGCACGTGGAAGGTTTATTCATTTTTGATTGTGATTATGTAAGTAAAATGTTTGTCGATGACCAGAACAGTGAAAGCACAAACAGTTATTTTTATGCCAATTTTCTTGCAGGAATAAATTATAATATCGGAAATTTAGGACTCATTCTTTCAGGAGGAGTAAATAATATTTTTAACAAGAAATACGTTGGATTTATAAATATAAATGCAAACCCTGAGTTCCCTCTGAATCAAAGACGTTATTATGAACCCGGAGACCCGAGAAATTTTTATCTGAATTTAAATGCAAGTTTCCGTTTATAA
- a CDS encoding heme ABC transporter ATP-binding protein translates to MLKTDKLSYRINDFYLVKDVTSDFNPREFVVIMGQNGAGKSTLLRLLARSLSPSEGNVFLNDKDIKDFSELELAKIRAVLSQHYDVSFPLTVEEIIMMGRYPYFKTSPAVKDWEIISAAIKLLQIQNFKERNYNTLSGGESQKVQFARVLSQIWEDSNFPSRILLLDEPVSNLDLHFQHEILRIAKSYIHHNMIVIAVLHDINLALNYADRILFMKAGELRYNYDIKDELNKEMIEDVFNVKVKIIENPVNNKPLVIINE, encoded by the coding sequence ATGCTTAAAACTGATAAATTATCATATCGTATAAATGATTTTTATCTCGTAAAAGATGTAACATCAGATTTTAATCCGAGAGAGTTTGTTGTTATAATGGGACAGAACGGAGCCGGTAAATCAACCTTGCTGCGTTTGCTTGCTAGAAGTTTGAGTCCCTCAGAAGGAAATGTTTTTCTTAACGATAAAGACATAAAAGATTTCAGCGAATTGGAACTTGCCAAAATAAGAGCGGTTCTTTCCCAACATTATGATGTTTCGTTTCCGTTGACTGTTGAGGAAATAATTATGATGGGAAGATACCCTTATTTTAAAACATCACCGGCAGTAAAAGATTGGGAAATAATTTCCGCGGCAATAAAGTTATTGCAGATTCAGAATTTTAAGGAAAGAAATTACAATACTCTTTCGGGAGGCGAGTCTCAGAAAGTTCAATTTGCAAGAGTTTTGTCTCAGATATGGGAAGACTCAAATTTTCCAAGCAGAATTTTATTACTTGATGAACCTGTCTCAAATTTGGATTTACATTTTCAACATGAAATTTTGCGTATAGCAAAATCGTACATACATCACAATATGATTGTGATTGCAGTTCTGCATGACATTAATCTTGCTCTCAATTACGCTGACAGGATTTTATTTATGAAAGCCGGTGAATTGAGATACAATTATGACATTAAAGATGAGCTAAACAAAGAAATGATTGAAGATGTATTTAATGTGAAAGTTAAAATTATTGAAAACCCGGTGAATAATAAACCGTTAGTGATTATTAATGAATAA
- a CDS encoding iron ABC transporter permease, translating into MKLSKFSNITIYTFFIVLMIFLMILSAKVGAVKLTFDQIFQYASSVITGNYGKSDNTVYENLFLYIRLPRIFMCLIVGAVLSMSGSIMQSIFRNPIVEPGIVGTSAGASLGAAFIFVFGQMVFFARVDFLGSFLLPFTAFVFGLTATFIVYKFSNVMGKVNVTSMILAGMAVNAMAAGGTGFLSYMARDPQARSITFWNLGTFAASDWKSVMIVGIVAILCFIYNLRYAKDLNALQLGDEEASYLGINVERLKLKLIIVNTLMVSVATSMVGVIAFVGLIVPHILRLIKGSDNRYLMIGTIFLGGDIMLGADILSRTLAAPAEIPIGIITAFVGAPLFLFLLSRMKKQNRKGGVYA; encoded by the coding sequence ATGAAACTAAGTAAGTTCAGCAACATAACAATATATACATTCTTTATTGTCCTGATGATTTTCCTGATGATTTTATCTGCGAAAGTAGGTGCAGTAAAACTCACTTTTGACCAGATATTTCAATATGCTTCGTCAGTTATCACGGGCAATTACGGTAAAAGCGATAATACAGTTTACGAAAATTTATTTTTATATATTCGCCTTCCCAGAATTTTTATGTGTCTGATTGTCGGTGCAGTTCTTTCCATGTCAGGTTCAATAATGCAGTCAATTTTCAGAAATCCAATTGTTGAGCCGGGAATTGTCGGAACTTCTGCTGGCGCTTCTCTCGGAGCGGCATTTATTTTTGTATTCGGGCAAATGGTTTTCTTTGCAAGAGTAGATTTTCTCGGAAGTTTTCTTCTGCCTTTCACTGCATTCGTTTTCGGATTAACTGCAACTTTCATTGTTTATAAATTCTCGAACGTTATGGGAAAGGTTAATGTTACTTCAATGATTCTTGCAGGAATGGCTGTTAACGCAATGGCTGCAGGAGGAACGGGATTTCTTTCTTATATGGCTCGCGACCCTCAGGCGAGGTCGATTACGTTTTGGAATCTCGGAACGTTTGCAGCATCGGATTGGAAATCCGTAATGATTGTCGGAATTGTTGCCATACTATGTTTTATCTATAATCTGCGTTACGCAAAAGATTTAAATGCGCTGCAATTAGGCGATGAAGAAGCATCATATCTCGGAATTAATGTTGAAAGATTAAAACTAAAGTTGATCATTGTTAATACACTAATGGTTTCAGTTGCAACTTCGATGGTTGGTGTTATAGCTTTTGTGGGATTGATTGTTCCGCATATACTTAGACTAATAAAAGGTTCGGATAATCGTTATTTAATGATTGGAACGATTTTTCTCGGTGGGGATATAATGCTTGGAGCTGATATCTTATCACGCACACTTGCTGCCCCTGCTGAAATTCCAATAGGCATAATTACAGCTTTCGTAGGTGCTCCGTTATTTTTGTTTTTGTTAAGCAGAATGAAAAAGCAAAACAGAAAAGGCGGCGTCTATGCTTAA
- a CDS encoding ABC transporter substrate-binding protein — protein MKKYFIVIFVLVISIYSCGRFSNKETADDKKDSVRIVCVSKQLTEMLFALDAADKVVGVDISSTYPEDAKKLPTVGYHRALGIDGIVSLNPTVVFDNGGIGPDAIKEQLKQIGIPLKEYSPTPKIDDAKNLLLELGREYGKEDKAKELNAKLDADLKKAEEKRNQLKEKPRVMIIHFGQANNNYFVMGNRGNANEMINLAGGINAADTVSFRLLSPESVVRSQPDVILATDFGFDRAGGLENFKKLPGIELTPAAKNGRIYRIEEHDLVYFGPRTGENVLKMMELIHQPVNNETK, from the coding sequence ATGAAAAAGTATTTTATTGTAATATTTGTTTTAGTTATTTCGATTTATTCATGTGGAAGATTTTCCAACAAAGAAACTGCAGATGATAAAAAAGATTCAGTGAGAATTGTTTGTGTCTCAAAACAGCTTACCGAAATGCTTTTTGCGCTTGATGCTGCAGATAAAGTTGTCGGGGTGGATATTTCATCTACCTATCCCGAAGATGCTAAAAAATTGCCGACCGTTGGCTATCACAGAGCGCTTGGGATAGACGGCATTGTTTCATTGAATCCGACCGTAGTTTTTGACAATGGCGGCATTGGTCCTGATGCAATAAAAGAACAGCTTAAGCAAATCGGGATTCCTTTAAAAGAATATTCACCTACTCCAAAAATAGATGATGCAAAAAATTTGTTGTTGGAATTGGGAAGAGAATACGGAAAAGAAGATAAAGCAAAGGAATTAAATGCAAAGCTCGATGCAGATTTGAAAAAAGCTGAAGAAAAAAGAAATCAGCTTAAGGAAAAACCAAGGGTAATGATAATCCACTTCGGACAGGCAAATAATAATTATTTCGTTATGGGAAACAGAGGAAACGCAAACGAAATGATTAACCTTGCAGGAGGAATAAATGCAGCCGATACTGTTTCATTCAGATTATTAAGTCCTGAATCTGTAGTAAGAAGCCAGCCGGATGTAATACTTGCAACGGATTTTGGTTTTGACAGAGCAGGCGGTTTGGAAAATTTTAAAAAACTTCCCGGCATTGAATTAACGCCTGCTGCAAAGAACGGACGCATATATAGAATAGAAGAACACGATTTGGTCTATTTTGGTCCGCGAACCGGCGAGAATGTTTTGAAAATGATGGAGCTTATTCACCAACCTGTAAATAATGAAACTAAGTAA